The DNA sequence AGCGCCTGCCCGCTGTGCTCGCCGATCTCGGATTCGAGGTGAGCGACGGCGTGGATGAACAGCTGATGACCTCGCTGTCCGGTGGCCAGGCCGCGCGCGTCGGGCTCGCAGCGCTGCTGCTCTCCCGCTTTGATGTTGTGCTTCTCGACGAACCGACCAACGACCTCGACCTCGATGGATTGGAACGTCTGGAGAACTTCGTCCAGGGACTCCGCGGCGGCGTGATCCTGGTCAGTCACGACCGTGAATTCCTCGCACGCTGTGTGACCCAGGTGCTGGAACTGGATCTGGCACAGGACACCAACCGCGTCTACGGCGGTGGATATGACGCCTACCTGGAGGAGCGTGCCACACTGCGTCGGCAGGCCCGGGAGAAATATGATGAGTTCGCAGAGAAGAAATCCGACCTGGTGGACCGCGCCCGTGTTCAGCGCGAGTGGTCCAGCCAGGGCGTGCGCAATGCCATCAAGAAGGCACCCGATAATGACAAACTGAGGCGGAAAGCCTCGACTGAATCCAGCGAGAAACAGGCCCAGAAGGTCCGCCAGATGGAAAGCCGCATCGCCCGTCTTGATGAGGTTGATGAACCCCGCAAGGAGTGGAAACTGGAGTTCAGCATCGCCTCCGCGGAACGCTCAGGGTCGGTGGTGGCAACGCTCAACAGCGCGGTGTTCCACCAGGGCACCTTCACCCTGGGCCCGGTATCACTACAGGTCAACGCACGCGAACGGATCAGCATCACCGGTCCCAACGGTGCCGGAAAATCCACCCTGCTGCGAGCCCTTCTTGGACGACAACTCCCCGATGAGGGATCTGCCAGCCTCGGTTCGGGAGTCCACATCGGTGAGATCGACCAGGCGCGTGCGGTCCTGGCCGGAACCAGCCCACTGGTTGATGCTTTTGAGGCAGCGGTTCCGGAAATGACCTCCAGCGAGGTGCGCACCCTGATGGCCAAGTTCGGGTTGGCTGCAGACCATGTCCACCGCCCCGTTGATGAGCTTTCACCGGGGGAGCGGACCCGCGCCGGGATGGCACTGCTGCAGGCACGCGGTGTGAATCTCCTGGTATTGGATGAACCCACCAACCACCTGGACCTGCCCGCCATCGAACAGCTGGAGGAGGCACTCGAAACCTATGAGGGCACCTTATTGCTGGTCACCCATGACCGCCGGATGTTGGAAGCAGTGAAGACCGACCGCCACTGGCGTGTGGAGGACGGCCAGGTCACCGAGCTGTGAGCTAGTCCAGGGGCACGATGGTGAGATCAGTCAGGGATTCCAGCATCTCCACCTCAGGTGCGGGATCAACCGCAACTCGCTCCACCTGGATGACGTCCTGGTTGCCGATGTTGGTGTCCATGGTGCGCATCATGGTGCGGGCTGTGGAATCGGTGGTGGAGTCGATTCCGAAGAATGCATCCAGGCCCTGCACATTGAACTGGGTGGACATGTACCGGCTGTTGTTGCTGGT is a window from the Corynebacterium faecale genome containing:
- a CDS encoding ABC-F family ATP-binding cassette domain-containing protein, coding for MTATLVANDLAGGHGHRTLFHSLNLTVTPGDVVGVVGANGAGKSTLLRILAGVDEPQAGTVSLAPADAFVGWLPQEHERVEGETIAAYVARRTGCAQATRDMDEAAAAFGEDDSAADTYSVALDRWLASGAADLEERLPAVLADLGFEVSDGVDEQLMTSLSGGQAARVGLAALLLSRFDVVLLDEPTNDLDLDGLERLENFVQGLRGGVILVSHDREFLARCVTQVLELDLAQDTNRVYGGGYDAYLEERATLRRQAREKYDEFAEKKSDLVDRARVQREWSSQGVRNAIKKAPDNDKLRRKASTESSEKQAQKVRQMESRIARLDEVDEPRKEWKLEFSIASAERSGSVVATLNSAVFHQGTFTLGPVSLQVNARERISITGPNGAGKSTLLRALLGRQLPDEGSASLGSGVHIGEIDQARAVLAGTSPLVDAFEAAVPEMTSSEVRTLMAKFGLAADHVHRPVDELSPGERTRAGMALLQARGVNLLVLDEPTNHLDLPAIEQLEEALETYEGTLLLVTHDRRMLEAVKTDRHWRVEDGQVTEL